A genomic stretch from Setaria viridis chromosome 1, Setaria_viridis_v4.0, whole genome shotgun sequence includes:
- the LOC117866207 gene encoding bidirectional sugar transporter SWEET4, with amino-acid sequence MVSAETIRTAIGVIGNGTALVLFLSPVPTFYRIWKKRAVEQYSAIPYVATLLNCMMWVLYGLPVVHPHSMLVITINGTGMAIQLTYVTLFLLYSTGAARRKVMLLLAAEVAFVGAVAALVLTLAHTHERRSMIVGVLCVLFGTGMYAAPLAVMKMVIQTKSVEYMPLFLSLASLVNGICWTAYALIKFDLYITIPNGLGVLFAVAQLILYAIYYKSTQEIIEARKRKADQIAMTEVVVDATTTRASNTTAGY; translated from the exons ATGGTCTCGGCCGAAACCATCCGCACGGCCATCGGCGTCATCG GCAATGGTACCGCCCTTGTGCTCTTCCTCTCCCCAGT gCCGACGTTCTACCGCATCTGGAAGAAGCGCGCGGTGGAGCAGTACTCGGCGATCCCGTACGTGGCGACGCTGCTCAACTGCATGATGTGGGTGCTGTACGGCCTCCCCGTGGTGCACCCGCACAGCATGCTCGTCATCACCATCAACGGCACCGGCATGGCGATCCAGCTCACCTACGTCACGCTCTTCCTCCTCTACTCGACGGGGGCCGCCCGCCGCAAGGTCATGCTCCTGCTCGCCGCCGAGGTCGCCTtcgtcggcgccgtcgccgcgctcgtGCTGACCCTCGCGCACACGCACGAGCGCCGCTCCATGATCGTCGGCGTCCTCTGCGTCCTCTTCGGGACCGGCATGTatgccgcgccgctcgccgtcatG AAAATGGTGATCCAGACGAAGAGCGTGGAGTACATGCCCCTGTTCCTGTCTCTGGCCTCCCTGGTGAACGGCATCTGCTGGACTGCCTACGCGCTCATCAAATTCGACCTCTACATCACC ATCCCCAACGGCCTGGGCGTGCTCTTCGCGGTGGCGCAGCTGATCCTCTACGCCATCTACTACAAGTCGACGCAGGAGATCATCGAGGCGCGCAAGCGCAAGGCCGACCAGATCGCCATGACCGAGGTCGTCGTcgacgccaccaccaccagggccTCCAACACCACCGCCGGCTACTGA